In one window of Syngnathus typhle isolate RoL2023-S1 ecotype Sweden linkage group LG7, RoL_Styp_1.0, whole genome shotgun sequence DNA:
- the LOC133156717 gene encoding dual specificity tyrosine-phosphorylation-regulated kinase 4-like yields the protein MHNSIATSPRVWRVEIQAGGFSKCEDGRGNRITPPTYVPLRRKMFTFNHLDIAQVFKQRCLGLEKALQARRFQKQQCIYRAMFQPNKICPTSISKVHQKSSKSAGKKMSPPSNHPPQITEIGLICQKIRYPQKHVYQQGHPKPVHAYKTTIKNKIFTFNLPSMTYESILRDNRRFLTPYEQIEIKEYRKVWYVGKKDSKNRTQTTTEEVKSFDDEQGFYKSRIGDHLAYRFEILRVIGSGFAGKVLKCKDHKTTMLVAVKVFRNTTEGHGFAEAELKVLKTLQKLDKSNKANLVHMKEYFYFRSHLCITFDLFEKDLFKALMQSKMRRLHDGDIRKYATDVLKCLQVLKGMKIVHGDLKPENILLDKENNAAVSDFGGCIFLKDNDRPTIYTLPYMSPELLLGKISTPATDMWSLGCMLAELDRGYALFSGHTKADMFYSITRVLGLPPMEMQMEANEKKFRMGGPDVESTKQQKSLTMRIRSSNPKFLDFISTCLEYDTKKRLTPEQALRHPWILNADVSKPMKTAIKTSVKAAKTSLLKRDKIAPPLLQPLVPHKQ from the exons AAATCGTATAACACCACCAACGTATGTTCCGCTCCGGCGTAAAATGTTTACTTTCAACCATCTTGACATTGCGCAAGTCTTCAAGCAGAGGTGCTTGGGACTTGAAAAGGCACTGCAAGCGAGGAGGttccaaaaacaacaatgtaTTTACAGAGCAATGTTTCAACCCAACAAG ATCTGTCCAACTTCAATAAGTAAGGTTCACCAAAAGTCAAGCAAATCTGCTGGAAAAAAGATGTCACCACCATCAAATCATCCTCCTCAAATTACTGAAATTGGATTAATATGTCAAAAGATCAGATACCCACAAAAACATGTGTATCAACAAGGACACCCCAAACCTGTTCAC GCGTACAAAACAACCATCAAGAACAAAATCTTCACTTTCAATTTGCCGAGTATGACATATGAAA GTATTCTTCGAGATAACAGACGATTCTTGACACCGTACGAGCAGATTGAAATTAAAGAATACAGAAAAGTCTGGTACGTAGGAAAAAAGGACAGTAAAAATCGGACACAAACCACAACTGAGGAGGTCAAGTCATTTGATGATGAACAGGGATTTTACAAATCA AGGATTGGCGACCACCTGGCTTACCGCTTTGAAATATTGAGGGTGATTGGATCAGGATTTGCTGGAAAAGTCCTCAAGTGTAAGGACCACAAGACAACAATGCTGGTTGCAGTCAAGGTTTTTCGAAACACAACCGA GGGTCATGGGTTTGCGGAGGCAGAACTAAAAGTTTTAAAGACCCTGCAAAAGTTAGACAAGAGCAACAAAGCCAATCTAGTTCACATGAAGGAGTACTTTTACTTCCGCAGCCATCTGTGCATCACATTTGACCTCTTTGA aaAGGACCTCTTTAAAGCCTTAATGCAGAGCAAGATGCGACGACTCCATGATGGGGACATTAGAAAATATGCCACCGATGTGCTTAAGTGTCTTCAAGTACTCAAAGGCATGAAGATTGTTCATGGTGATCTGAAACCG GAAAACATTCTATTAGACAAGGAAAACAATGCTGCAGTGAGCGATTTTGGAGGCTGCATTTTTTTGAAAGACAATG ACAGACCGACCATTTACACTCTGCCGTACATGTCTCCAGAGCTGCTTCTCGGCAAAATTTCTACCCCAGCGACCGACATGTGGAGCCTAGGCTGTATGTTGGCTGAACTCGACAGAGGCTACGCTCTCTTTAGTGGCCATACCAAAGCAGATATGTTCTACTCTATCACAAGA GTGCTTGGCCTCCCACCAATGGAAATGCAGATggaagcaaatgaaaaaaaattccgCATGg gtGGTCCGGACGTTGAATCCaccaaacaacaaaaatcactGACCATGAGGATAAGGTCAAGCAATCCAAAGTTTCTGGATTTCATTTCAACCTGCTTAGA ATATGATACAAAGAAGCGTCTCACTCCAGAACAAGCTTTGCGTCATCCATGGATCCTAAACGCAGATGTGTCCAAACCAATGAAGACGGCAATTAAAACGA gtgtcaaagcaGCCAAAACCAGCTTGCTGAAGAGAGACAAAATTGCACCACCACTGTTACAGCCATTGGTACCACATAAACAGTAA